The Fragaria vesca subsp. vesca linkage group LG2, FraVesHawaii_1.0, whole genome shotgun sequence genome includes a window with the following:
- the LOC101304149 gene encoding peptidyl-prolyl cis-trans isomerase FKBP62-like — translation MDDDFDMAAPGGEMMDDFDLPDDGPVLKVGEEKEIGKQGLKKKLLKAGESWETPKSGDEVEVHYTGTLLDGTQFDSSRDRGTPFKFTLGQGQVIKGWDEGIKTMKKGENALFTIPPEMAYGASGSPPTIPPNATLQFDVELLSWTSVNDITKDGGIIKKVLKEGEKWENPKDLDEVIVKFEAYLEDKTLIAKSDTVEFTVKEGYFCPALSKAVKTMKKGEKVLLAVKPQYGFGDKGKAASGDEGAVPPNATLHITLELVSWRTVSELTDDKKVIKKILKEGEGYERPNEGAVVTVKLIGKLQDGTVFLKKGHGEGEEPFEFKTDEEQVIEGLDKAVVTMKKGEIALVIIAPEYAFGVSESKQELAVVPPNSTLYYEIELVSFVKDKESWDMNTPEKIEAAGKKKEEGNAFFKAGKYAKASKRYEKAVKYIEYDTAFAEEEKKQAKALKVACNLNDAASKLKLKEYKQAEKLCTKVLELEGRNVKALYRRAQAYIQLADLDLAELDIKKALEIDPNNRDVKLEYKTLKEKMKEFNKKEAKFYGNMFAKLTKDSDKDAEPMSVDSKA, via the exons ATGGACGACGATTTCGACATGGCAGCGCCCGGCGGCGAGATGATGGACGACTTCGACCTCCCCGACGACGGCCCGGTGCTCAAGGTCGGCGAGGAGAAGGAGATCGGGAAGCAGGGCTTGAAGAAGAAGCTCCTCAAGGCCGGCGAAAGCTGGGAGACTCCCAAGAGCGGCGACGAGGTTGAAG TACATTACACTGGGACTTTGCTCGACGGGACTCAGTTCGATTCGAGCCGCGATAGGGGGACGCCGTTCAAGTTCACTCTCGGACAAG GACAAGTGATTAAGGGATGGGATGAAGGTATTAAAACAATGAAGAAAGGTGAGAATGCCCTTTTCACCATTCCTCCTGAGATGGCTTATGGTGCATCTGGTTCTCCCCCAACCATCCCTCCAAATGCCACATTGCAGTTTGATGTTGAACTGCTATCATGGACCAGTGTGAATGACATAACTAAGGATGGTGGAATCATTAAGAAGGTTTTGAAAGAGGGAGAAAAATGGGAGAACCCAAAAGACCTTGATGAAGTCATAG TTAAATTTGAGGCCTATCTTGAAGATAAAACATTAATAGCAAAATCTGACACCGTGGAATTTACTGTCAAAGAGG GTTACTTCTGTCCTGCATTGTCCAAGGCTGTTAAAACCATGAAGAAGGGGGAGAAAGTATTGTTAGCGGTGAAACCACAAT ATGGATTTGGGGACAAGGGTAAAGCTGCATCTGGTGATGAGGGTGCTGTTCCTCCAAATGCAACTCTTCATATTACTCTAGAGTTGGTATCATGGAGAACAGTCTCAGAACTGACAGATGACAAGAAAGTTATTAAGAAGATCCTAAAAGAAGGAGAAGGGTATGAGCGTCCAAATGAAGGGGCTGTTGTTACAG TGAAATTGATTGGAAAGTTGCAAGATGGTACGGTATTTTTGAAGAAAGGTCATGGTGAAGGAGAAGAACCATTTGAATTTAAGACAGATGAGG AGCAAGTCATTGAGGGGCTTGATAAAGCTGTAGTCACAATGAAGAAGGGTGAGATAGCTCTTGTGATTATAGCCCCTGAGTATGCATTTGGCGTGTCAGAGTCCAAGCAGGAGTTGGCAGTGGTGCCTCCTAATTCAACTCTTTATTATGAGATTGAGCTTGTATCTTTTGTCAAG GACAAGGAATCATGGGACATGAATACTCCGGAGAAAATCGAGGCTGCTGGCAAGAAAAAGGAAGAAGGGAATGCTTTCTTCAAGGCTGGTAAATATGCAAAAGCTTCCAAAAGATATGAGAAG GCTGTGAAATACATTGAATATGATACAGCTTTTGCTGAAGAGGAGAAAAAACAGGCTAAGGCGTTGAAGGTTGCTTGCAATCTCAATGATGCCGCTTCCAAATTGAAGCTGAAAGAGTACAAGCAGGCTGAAAAGCTGTGTACCAAG GTTTTGGAGCTTGAGGGTAGGAATGTGAAGGCTCTGTACAGAAGAGCTCAGGCATATATCCAGCTGGCAGATCTGGATTTGGCTGAGCTTGACATCAAGAAAGCTCTTGAAATTGACCCTAACAACAG GGATGTGAAGCTGGAGTACAAAACTTTGAAGGAGAAGATGAAAGAATTCAACAAGAAGGAGGCAAAGTTTTATGGTAACATGTTCGCCAAACTGACCAAGGATTCCGAT AAGGATGCTGAACCCATGAGCGTGGACAGCAAGGCATAG
- the LOC101304435 gene encoding peptidyl-prolyl cis-trans isomerase FKBP15-2-like, with product MRMKAATIILILPLLSFLAFAGKVADVKTLQIGVKYKPKTCELKARKGDKVRVHYRGKLTDGTVFDSSFERGDPIAFELGVGQVIKGWDQGISGMCVGEKRKLKIPAHMGYGDQGSPPTIPGGATLIFDTELVEILGRDSDKDAEL from the exons ATGAGGATGAAGGCTGCTACCATTATCTTGATTCTGCCTCTTCTTTCGTTCTTGG CTTTTGCGGGGAAGGTCGCCGATGTCAAAACCTTGCAGATTGGTGTCAAG TATAAGCCAAAGACTTGTGAACTTAAGGCTCGCAAAGGTGATAAAGTCAGGGTACACTACCGG GGAAAACTCACTGATGGAACCGTCTTTGATTCTAGTTTTGAAAGGGGTGATCCAATTGCTTTTGAGCTTGGAGTTGGTCAAGTTATAAAAG GATGGGACCAAGGAATTTCGGGAATGTGCGTTGGCGAGAAGCGGAAGTTGAAAATACCTGCACATATGGGCTATGGGGATCAGGGTTCTCCACCAACTATTCCAG GTGGTGCCACACTGATCTTCGACACTGAACTCGTTGAGATTTTGGGGAGAGATTCAGACAAAGATGCGGAGCTGTAG
- the LOC101298390 gene encoding protein FAR1-RELATED SEQUENCE 5-like, translated as MKGAIAKIFPNTRHRLCLWHIKKKFVEKLSHVYYKKSKFKKEMKRCIQFTYKTEDFEEKWKALMKENGLEENDWLKSLYEIRASWVPVYNRGTFFAGMNTIGQHKFRIVNDDEFLLKDAAKLYTRNVFNKFKGEWTRINHYKVEERDRDNEWPSYLVKKRLGEHEQDFIVRLDLTTYNGSCECQNFEFVGILCRHLLKVFSRLDIETIPAHFILPRWRQEANKFRIMDLEDLARSVGNEESEALRLDHMCHQATKLACIAAHSKEGYTLFMEALNDISKKLSKIPDQPVISKEMSAPINQEDHPVMETCVSPNRDDPCTNTLSSQSLLLDPNISKTKGRKKETKSSGRIKSGVELAMETRKRKCTLCLKSGHNKKTCSLNSERKIQ; from the exons ATGAAGGGAGCCATTGCCAAGATATTTCCAAACACTCGTCATCGTTTATGCCTTTGGCATATCAAGAAGAAGTTTGTTGAGAAGTTGTCCCATGTTTACTATAAGAAATCGAAATTCAAGAAGGAGATGAAGAGATGTATTCAGTTCACATACAAGACTGAAGATTTTGAAGAGAAGTGGAAAGCTCTGATGAAAGAAAATGGATTAGAAGAAAATGATTGGCTAAAAAGTCTTTATGAGATACGAGCTTCTTGGGTGCCGGTTTATAATCGTGGAACATTTTTTGCTGGAATGAATACTATTGGAC AGCACAAGTTTCGTATTGTGAATGATGATGAGTTCCTCTTGAAAGATGCGGCAAAGTTGTATACGAGAAATGTTTTCAACAAATTCAAGGGGGAATGGACTCGAATTAATCACTACAAGGTTGAAGAAAGAGATCGTGATAACGAATGGCCCTCGTATCTGGTGAAAAAAAGACTTGGAGAACATGAGCAAGATTTTATAGTGAGGTTAGATTTGACAACCTACAATGGTTCTTGTGAGTGCCAAAACTTTGAGTTTGTTGGAATACTTTGTAGGCACTTGTTAAAAGTATTTTCACGTCTTGATATTGAAACAATACCTGCACATTTCATTCTTCCAAGATGGAGACAAGAGGCAAACAAGTTTAGGATAATGGATTTAGAAGACTTGGCCAGAAGTGTTGGTAATGAAGAGTCAGAAGCATTAAGACTTGACCACATGTGTCACCAAGCAACTAAATTGGCTTGTATTGCTGCACATTCTAAGGAGGGATACACATTGTTCATGGAGGCTTTAAACGACATATCAAAAAAATTGTCAAAAATTCCTGACCAACCTGTTATTAGCAAGGAAATGAGTGCTCCTATAAACCAAGAGGATCATCCTGTCATGGAAACTTGTGTTTCTCCAAATAGAGATGATCCATGTACGAATACTCTCTCCTCCCAGTCGTTGCTTTTGGACCCAAATATCTCCAAGACAAAAGGTAGGAAGAAAGAAACCAAGAGTTCTGGAAGAATAAAGAGTGGTGTTGAGTTGGCCATGGAGACAAGGAAAAGAAAATGTACATTATGCTTGAAGTCAGGACACAACAAGAAAACTTGCTCTCTGAATTCAGAAAGAAAGATTCAATGA